A genomic segment from Microcella flavibacter encodes:
- a CDS encoding TM2 domain-containing protein has product MTHPAPQATATDTGRPAARSFVITWLLALLLGAVGADRFYLGKIGTGLLKLLTFGGLGIWALVDLILVLTGNQRDKQNRPLEGYRERRTLAWAVTGAFLLIAIIIGATTGGGRDTDPVPAAAPATAEAEPVEEPEVSEPEPDPAPEPAEPTVQDWADDNFGVFDPITQSGAGDSIIALPAGVTAGVVTASHDGARNFVLSVLDAGNQSTGDLLVNTIGAYTGTTAYGLASFGEGTSIQITADGSWSITIAPMSAAAPIPAAGSGDGVFLYEGPAGALALTHAGERNFVVIQDSARDFEFGLLVNDIGPYTGTVPMMSGPSVITITADGAWTAVTP; this is encoded by the coding sequence ATGACCCACCCCGCCCCGCAAGCGACGGCGACCGATACCGGTCGACCTGCCGCCCGATCGTTCGTCATCACGTGGCTGCTCGCGCTGCTGCTCGGCGCGGTCGGGGCTGATCGCTTCTACCTCGGCAAGATCGGTACCGGGCTTCTGAAACTGCTCACGTTCGGCGGCCTCGGCATCTGGGCTCTCGTCGACCTCATCCTGGTGCTCACCGGCAACCAGCGCGACAAGCAGAACCGGCCCCTCGAGGGCTACCGCGAGCGGCGGACACTGGCCTGGGCGGTGACCGGGGCCTTCCTGCTGATCGCCATCATCATCGGCGCTACCACGGGCGGCGGCAGAGACACCGATCCCGTGCCGGCCGCGGCACCTGCGACCGCGGAGGCGGAGCCGGTCGAGGAGCCGGAGGTGAGCGAGCCCGAGCCCGACCCGGCCCCCGAGCCGGCGGAACCGACAGTGCAGGACTGGGCGGACGACAACTTCGGCGTATTCGATCCCATCACCCAGAGCGGCGCCGGCGACAGCATCATCGCCCTTCCCGCCGGAGTCACCGCGGGCGTCGTCACTGCCAGCCATGACGGCGCGCGCAACTTCGTCCTCTCCGTGCTCGATGCCGGCAATCAGTCGACGGGCGATCTGCTCGTCAACACGATCGGCGCGTACACCGGCACCACGGCCTACGGGCTCGCCTCGTTCGGCGAGGGCACCAGCATCCAGATCACGGCGGACGGATCGTGGTCGATCACGATCGCTCCGATGTCGGCCGCAGCGCCGATCCCGGCAGCCGGCAGCGGGGACGGGGTGTTCCTGTACGAGGGCCCGGCGGGTGCCCTGGCGCTCACGCACGCCGGCGAGCGCAACTTCGTCGTGATCCAGGATTCGGCCCGGGACTTCGAGTTCGGTCTGCTCGTCAACGACATCGGGCCGTACACCGGCACGGTGCCGATGATGAGCGGCCCGTCGGTGATCACGATCACCGCTGACGGCGCCTGGACGGCGGTCACCCCGTGA
- a CDS encoding NAD(P)-dependent alcohol dehydrogenase, which produces MRTVTAYAAPSATEPLVETTIERRDVGPKDVMIDIAYAGICHSDIHTVRGEWGEIQYPQVVGHEIVGTVTEVGSEVTKHQVGDLVGVGCMVNSCRECEYCLRGEEQYCAEGNIGTYTGVDPADGTITQGGYSQAIVVTEDFVLRVPENLDVAKVAPLLCAGITLYSPLHHWKAGPGMRVAIVGLGGLGHMGVKIAAALGAEVTVLSQTTSKKDDSIRFGAKAHYATSDPETFTELANSFDLIINTVSAKVDMGAYLGLLAVDGTLVNVGAPSEPLEVPAFALIPARRSWAGSAIGGIRETQEMLDFCAEHGILPETELIPAEQINEAYERVLRSDVRYRFVIDAATFSEPTPA; this is translated from the coding sequence ATGCGCACCGTCACCGCCTACGCCGCCCCGTCCGCCACCGAGCCCCTCGTCGAGACCACCATCGAGCGCCGCGACGTCGGGCCGAAGGACGTCATGATCGACATCGCGTACGCGGGGATCTGCCACTCCGACATCCACACCGTGCGCGGCGAGTGGGGCGAGATCCAGTACCCGCAGGTCGTCGGGCACGAGATCGTCGGCACCGTCACCGAGGTCGGCTCGGAGGTCACGAAGCACCAGGTCGGCGACCTCGTCGGCGTCGGCTGCATGGTCAACTCGTGCCGCGAGTGCGAGTACTGCCTGCGCGGCGAGGAGCAGTACTGCGCCGAGGGCAACATCGGCACCTACACGGGCGTCGACCCCGCCGACGGCACCATCACGCAGGGGGGCTACTCCCAGGCCATCGTCGTCACCGAGGACTTCGTGCTGCGGGTGCCCGAGAACCTCGACGTCGCGAAGGTCGCCCCGCTGCTGTGCGCCGGCATCACCCTCTACTCGCCGCTGCACCACTGGAAGGCGGGTCCGGGCATGCGGGTCGCGATCGTCGGCCTCGGCGGGCTCGGGCACATGGGCGTGAAGATCGCCGCCGCGCTCGGCGCCGAGGTGACCGTGCTCTCGCAGACGACCTCGAAGAAGGACGACTCGATCCGCTTCGGCGCGAAGGCCCACTACGCGACGAGCGACCCCGAGACCTTCACGGAGCTCGCGAACTCCTTCGACCTCATCATCAACACCGTCTCGGCGAAGGTCGACATGGGCGCCTACCTCGGCCTGCTCGCCGTCGACGGCACCCTCGTCAACGTCGGCGCCCCCTCCGAGCCCCTCGAGGTTCCGGCCTTCGCGCTCATCCCCGCGCGCCGCAGCTGGGCCGGCTCGGCCATCGGCGGCATCCGCGAGACGCAGGAGATGTTGGACTTCTGCGCCGAGCACGGCATCCTGCCCGAGACCGAGCTCATCCCGGCCGAGCAGATCAACGAGGCCTACGAGCGCGTGCTGCGCTCGGACGTGCGCTACCGCTTCGTCATCGACGCTGCGACCTTCTCGGAGCCGACCCCCGCGTAG
- a CDS encoding YaeQ family protein, protein MAAGAVVYTFTVNLADVDRGVYEELSLRAARHPSETDAYMVTRVLAYCLEYVEGIRFSEGVSSTDEPAVLVRDATGRLTDWIEIGAPDAARLHHGSKLADRTVVYTHRDPVRVASVWAGKKIHQAERIVLRSFDPGFIDGAVAALERRSAMTLSVTEGQLYLDLNGAALSSALHEQPVG, encoded by the coding sequence ATGGCAGCCGGCGCAGTGGTCTACACGTTCACCGTGAACCTGGCCGACGTCGACCGCGGCGTGTACGAGGAGCTGTCGCTGCGCGCCGCGCGGCACCCCTCCGAGACGGACGCCTACATGGTGACGCGCGTGCTCGCGTACTGCCTCGAGTACGTCGAGGGCATCCGGTTCAGCGAGGGCGTCTCCTCGACCGATGAGCCGGCCGTGCTCGTGCGCGACGCGACCGGGCGCCTCACCGACTGGATCGAGATCGGCGCCCCCGACGCGGCGCGGCTGCACCACGGCAGCAAGCTCGCCGACCGCACCGTCGTCTACACGCACCGCGACCCCGTCCGGGTGGCGAGCGTCTGGGCGGGCAAGAAGATCCACCAGGCCGAGCGCATCGTGCTGCGCAGCTTCGACCCCGGCTTCATCGACGGCGCCGTCGCTGCGCTCGAGCGCCGCAGCGCGATGACGCTCTCGGTCACCGAGGGCCAGCTCTACCTCGACCTCAACGGGGCGGCCCTGAGCTCGGCGCTGCACGAGCAGCCGGTGGGCTGA
- a CDS encoding EamA family transporter, whose product MLAVTAMMSVQLGSALSTGLIDDVGPAGAAWLRLTAGALILLAIARPPLRRVRRSDVAPLLGLGVATGLFTVFFLAALDRIPLGTAVAIEFLGPLAVAAIRSPSRAALAWPALALGGVVLMTEPWTGATDPLGVLFAALAGVGWGCYILLTQKVGDRFDGIGALTLTIPVAAVTAAIVGVPQALPHLRLEHLPLAIGLALLLPVLPFALEMLALRRMTATAFGTLLALEPAFGLLLGLIVLQQQPGILQLVGIALVITAGAAAQRGGLRVDAVGPAEGAPLSPPAARAAPSSGPPR is encoded by the coding sequence ATGCTCGCCGTCACCGCGATGATGTCGGTGCAGCTCGGCTCCGCCCTCTCCACGGGCCTCATCGACGACGTCGGTCCTGCCGGTGCGGCGTGGCTGCGGCTCACCGCCGGAGCGCTCATCCTCCTCGCGATCGCCCGCCCCCCGCTGCGGCGGGTCCGCCGCAGCGACGTCGCCCCGCTCCTCGGCCTCGGCGTCGCGACGGGCCTCTTCACCGTCTTCTTCCTCGCCGCCCTCGACCGCATCCCGCTCGGCACCGCCGTCGCGATCGAGTTCCTCGGGCCGCTCGCGGTCGCCGCGATCCGCAGCCCGTCGCGCGCCGCGCTCGCCTGGCCCGCGCTGGCCCTCGGCGGGGTCGTGCTCATGACCGAGCCGTGGACGGGGGCGACCGATCCCCTCGGCGTGCTCTTCGCCGCCCTCGCCGGCGTCGGCTGGGGCTGCTACATCCTGCTGACGCAGAAGGTCGGCGACCGCTTCGACGGCATCGGAGCCCTCACCCTCACCATCCCCGTCGCCGCCGTCACCGCCGCGATCGTCGGCGTGCCGCAGGCGCTGCCCCACCTGCGCCTCGAGCACCTGCCGCTCGCGATCGGCCTCGCCCTGCTGCTGCCGGTGCTGCCCTTCGCGCTCGAGATGCTGGCCCTGCGCCGCATGACGGCGACCGCCTTCGGCACCCTCCTGGCGCTCGAGCCCGCCTTCGGTCTGCTGCTCGGCCTGATCGTGCTGCAGCAGCAGCCGGGCATCCTGCAGCTCGTCGGCATCGCCCTCGTCATCACGGCCGGCGCGGCCGCCCAGCGCGGAGGCCTGCGGGTCGACGCCGTCGGCCCGGCGGAGGGGGCGCCGCTCAGCCCACCGGCTGCTCGTGCAGCGCCGAGCTCAGGGCCGCCCCGTTGA
- a CDS encoding helix-turn-helix domain-containing protein, with translation MPAPDDLALAIGARVREERRRRDWTLDQLAEASTVSRRMLVTVEQGAANPSIATLLRLSDALGIGLPELVAPPRSAAAEITRAGTGALLWQGEHGGRGVLVATSPGPLVHELWHWTMQPGDQLASDPHRPGCRELLQVLEGAVVLAVGDERHELAAGDAIAFAGDEPHVYSCAGDAPAAFSMTVLEPAGPAAEPGTPTTHVARS, from the coding sequence ATGCCCGCCCCCGACGACCTCGCCCTCGCCATCGGCGCCCGCGTGCGCGAGGAGCGCCGCCGTCGCGACTGGACCCTCGACCAGCTCGCCGAGGCCTCGACCGTCAGCCGTCGGATGCTCGTCACCGTCGAGCAGGGCGCGGCCAACCCCAGCATCGCCACCCTGCTGCGGCTCAGCGACGCGCTCGGCATCGGGCTGCCCGAGCTCGTCGCCCCGCCCCGCAGCGCCGCCGCCGAGATCACCCGCGCCGGCACCGGAGCGCTGCTCTGGCAGGGCGAGCACGGCGGCCGCGGCGTCCTCGTCGCCACCTCGCCGGGTCCGCTCGTCCACGAGCTCTGGCACTGGACGATGCAGCCCGGCGACCAGCTCGCGAGCGACCCGCACCGCCCCGGCTGCCGCGAGCTGCTGCAGGTGCTCGAGGGCGCGGTCGTCCTCGCCGTCGGCGACGAGCGCCACGAGCTCGCCGCGGGGGACGCGATCGCCTTCGCCGGCGACGAGCCGCACGTCTACTCCTGCGCCGGCGACGCGCCCGCGGCCTTCTCGATGACGGTGCTCGAACCGGCGGGGCCCGCCGCCGAGCCCGGCACCCCGACGACGCACGTCGCCCGCTCGTGA